ATAAGCATTGTGTTTGAGAATGGGTCTCTTCTATAGAATTATCAGCAGGTGGGAGAAAAGCAGGCAGCCCAGCGGGGCTAGCTAGTAAGTCTGTGTGTGGTCATGTGTCTTTGGTTAGACAGAGTTTCTAGAAGGAAACTTAGGGAGGCTTCCAGCCCCTCTGGGCTCTACTTTTCCAGATGATCTACAAAGCCAAGCCACCCTAGATCCTAGCTCCTGGCGTAGGACTTCTCTAGTCCTACCCCCATGCAGCCGTAGCTCAGCCTTGAAGCAAGCTGCTTGCTTCTTTGGATTGGGAAATAAACCTTCCACCAGGGGGACAGGAGAGCCACTGAGTCACTGGCAGACAGCGCTAGTCAgtaaacactgtgtgtgtgtgtgtgtgtgtgcgcgcgcgcgcgcgcgcgcgtgaaGATGTGCATCACTGAGAAACTGTGGGGTACAAGTAGACCAGGAGAGCAAAGTACTCTGGGGGATGCCTTGGGCAAGCACTAGCAAGGCTATTGTAGATCTGGCTGTCCCCAGGATCCTTCCTCAGCTTGATGGAAAGGTCCCCAAGCCACTGACCAGGTGACTGGggacatgttttcatttattttcctgtcaATGTCTCTTGCGCACGGACTTAACGGACTGGACATCCTAAAGTTCTCAAGGACCAGCAAGTGAGCTGGAAACAAGGCTAATGGGGCAGCTAAGGTTACTGAAGGAAAATCTATCTGGTTCTcaggtggagaaactgaggcatgagaAGTGATGTGATGCACTGGGTTAAAGTGAAGTTTAGGATGCGGGGCTGTCAGAACCAAGCCTTCATGCTCTCGGAACTGAAATTTGGAAAGATCCTTTTGGGGTGGCACATTCTGTTCTTGGTGACTGAAACCTCTGGCGTGGCATTGTAGAGCTCACGGGCCTGTGATTCCTAGACAAAGGATGTGCCACAGAGGCCACGAGGGGCTTCCCTGGAGGAGGCAGACTGGGAGTGGGGGAGTCTTGGGTGCTAGCAAACAAGAAAACAGCTGATGGAAAATTCTGTCCTGTGACTGAAGTCAGGGAGAGGGATACCTGCCCAATCTTGGCTTCCAGGCCCAGGACAAAAGCCCTGCTCTTGGCAGCAGAAAGCCAGGCCAGAGACCACAACCAAGAAGTACAGGAGGAACATAGCCCGCCCTGTAGGACCTCGTCGCAAGTCCGGCTGAGCCCCCTAGGGCCTACCCGGGGCTCTCTAGGAAGCCAGGCTCATGTCCTCTCCACCTCCCGTCCTGTCGGTTAATATTCAATGGAAGTTACATTAGGTCCCCGACCCTGCTAATACTGCGCAAACATTAGGAAAACATCATTCCGTGACTGAGCTCGAGGGTGCTGATAAGGGCCGGCTAACTTTGAGGATCTCTATCCACAGCTGCTGACAGCGGTCTTTCATTCTGCCCGCCTCCCCGCAGCTCCCAGTGGGGGCAGGCGACAGGGCAGGCTGGGAGGACTGTGGTAGGCTGGCACAACCAGTGCCGTGGAGGGACTTCTACACCTCAGTCTCTGTCCCACCCTGACTGACTTATCCGTCTCTGagtctttgagacaagatcttaccttttcttttctagattcattattattaattatcattattgggctgtgtgtgtttgtgtgtgtgtgtgtgtgtgtgtgtgtgtctgtaatgtgTGTGCAGGcctactcagaaggcagaagagggtattagattcctctggagctggagttacaggtgcttgtgagctgtgtgatgtgggtactgggaagcaAACTCACGCCCTGTGTGGCCCCGGCATGTGTAACCCAAGCTGCcattgcctcagtctcccaaacgctgggattacagacacaaaCCACCAGCTCTGGCTCCGGATTTCAACATTCTGGAATCAAGGGGACGTTGGAGCGTGGGATGGGAGTGGGCCTGGAAATCATGCGCTGTCTCAACCAGTGATATCTGTCACTTTACAAGCATTTACTGCATACATGCTGTGTGTCGGGTGTACTGTAGGGGCCAGACTGTCAGTGAACAAGAGAGAGGAAGGCCTgactttttagagtttagaaGCTAGGTAACAAAGAGTTCACCACGAGGTGCTATGACTGATACCTCGGGGAAGTTTGAAATAGGAAAAAGAGGGCAGAGCCTGAGGCACAACACTGTGTCAAAGGTGGTTGCCAACACACCTGAGGtgacagattttaaaaagatttgctttctatttatttgtatgcGCACACACATGAGTACAGGCACCGACagagcagttgtgagccacttggtatgaattctgggaaccaaactcaggtcttccacAAAAGCAGACCAtgcgcttaaccactgagccatttttctccAACCCCTGAAGGTGAGGGCAAAGGGGATTCCAGGCATCAAGAATGGCTGGGACGGCCCTGAGCACATGGGTGGCCTGTGTGGATATCCAGATATAGGGAGAGGCATGTGTGGGCAACAAATGAGTGACAGGGAAGTAGTGTcagggggatgggggtggggctatGACAGGGAGGTTGGGGGTAGCTAGAGTCCTAAGGACTGTGATGAATGATGAGACATACATTCTGAGCAGAATGTGATGTATGACCTGGATGTGCTTCAGGGATCCCGAGAGCAGCTCACCCCCAAAAGGTAAATCTAGGAGCCTTGgatctcaggacctctagaagggCCTGGTCCAGCCCAGGGGAGAGTAGTGGAGCCTTCGGGGACAGAGCGGGGTCTTCTATGTGATGATTGTCACAGCAGTCCCCATGAACCAGGacagcctgtgtctgtgtgcaaggAAGATGCTACCCGCCAACCCCTAAGATAAAAGGCAAAGCCAGGAGCAGGCTGATGGGAGAAGCTTCGGGTAGATGGGGAGACAGaggccccaccctccctccttcttccttctataGTGAGGCCCTGAGACTCCAAGGGACTGGTAGGATAGCGAGAGGACCATAAGCCCATACTGACCTGGCTAAGGGTGGATGGTAGGCCAGAGGTCTGTGAAACAAGGCCGTAGGTTCCAGAATTCTGGTAAGGCAGGAAAGAGACTGCTTCTTCTCACTCTCCCAGGCTAGAGAGCAGGATTCTTCCCTGCAGTTTGACCAGAAAAGCAGCTGGGCCTCCAAGTCCCAACCTAGGACTTCTGCCTGGTGCTTCAGAGTCATTCTGTGTCCCCAGGGGACGAGGTCAAAGAGAAGAGACCAAAGGGCTTGCAAACAGGGAATGTGAGTTGGGATGGTGGCAGATTCTCTCTGTGCTACTCAGTCTGTGGCCTGTCCATTGAGCTGTCACTAAGCTGTCCCTAGTGATGGGTGGACATTTCTTCAGTCTTCTTGTTGTATATGGAGCCAGGTGAAGTTTTCGTGTGTCCCATCTTTGCAAACTGAGTTAGAAGATCCTACATGTGACAGGCAAAATGGTTCAGTGGAGCATGGGCCACCAAGCCTGGTAACACATGAACCATGGCACATGTTTATTCAAatacatgcgtacacacacacacacacacacacacacacacacacacacacatgataaccGCCCATCTGCAGCACTCTGGTGGCCCCAATTCAGGTTGAACCCTCTCCTCTCACATCTCCCAACTCCTTAACGGTCATGGGACATCCTCCCTCCACTTAGCACTCCTCctgacctctctctctgccttctccctcaTAGCTGTCCAAAATGAGCGGGACCGGATCAGCACACGGAGGTCAAGCTACGAGGACAGCAGCCTGCCCTCCATTAATGCGCTCCTACAGGCAGAGGTCTTGTCCCAGCAGGTACCAAGGAATCCTCTTTACTACCTGGGCTCCCTTCCAGGGGAAACTCACTTCTACTTTTGTCTCCTCCAACCAGACCCTGGAGGCCCACATGGGAAGGGTCCCAGGTACCACAGAAGGAATACCAAACTTAGTGTCACACACTGGTTTGTAGCAGATCAAACTCAAACCTAGGTCTGGCATCCTAGGGGCACTGTCTACTTCATCCCAATGCCCGAGTTGAGAGTCCACACAAACTGATCTCCTGGAGGGCTCAAGAACAGTCCTACCGGATAGAAGGAATCATTGCAGCAAGGTAGCAAGTGGCCTCAGCCAACCACTGGCTGTGTGACCTCATGCAAGTCACAGTGCCTCTCTGGGCCATTGGTGACCTCATATATGAGATGAGGGTGATGTCctgttctttctccacagccaAGGGATTCCTGAGACTCAGGAACTGGAAGAGATGGGGCAGGGCAGGCCAGTCAGCGGGCAATGCTACAAGCAGGGTGCTTCCTGCTTGGGAATCCGTCCTGTCATTTTGCTCAGAGCTTCCCACTGACCTGGTAGTACACACAGTCtagctgccccccccccacacacacacacatacaaggggAAACCTCCTAGGGTATGGGCTCTCTGTAAGGGACAGGAAATGCAGGGAGAACCTGCCATGCTCAGCGTTTCCTTGTCTCCCACAGATCACCTCTCCCATCTCTGGGATCAATGGTGACATTCGGGCAAAGAAGATTGCCAACATCACGGACGTGTGTGAGTCTATGAAGGAACAGCTGCTGGTTCTGGTCGAGTGGGCCAAGTACATCCCGGCCTTCTGCGAACTTCTCCTGGATGACCAGGTAAGGGCATGCACGTCAAGAGCGGTGACAGACACTGGGCCAGCAGGGTCCAACCGAGCCCCAAATGAAACACTCACGTGTGCCCAGAGCTGCAGAAGTCACTCTACAAATATTAACTCAGTCCCCCCCCCAAGGACTACGAAGTAGGAATGTGTCCCATCTTCCAGGTGGGGAAACTGGGGCACAGTAaattgctcaaggtcacacagttaGCTACCAACATAACTGGGATTGGGACCAGCCGAGGACGCTCCAAAGTCCACACTCCATCGCTCTGCTCTCTCGGAGGTGTCGACAGGGACCCGAGGCCAGGGCTCAAGAGATTTGACTTGAGCTCTGGTTTTAAGCAGTCCCCTGTGTGACTTGGGGCAGATTACTTCTCTCCAGGGCCCAGGGTTCTTATCTGTCAAGTGGGAGTTATCTCTTCTGAGTGCTGCTCTTGTTTGGAAAGTCCGGATGCATCAACAGCATTTCAGTGGGACCTCCGCTGTCCTCCCCAGTGCGAAGTCTCGTGCTTTCCCCCAAGATGGTTTAAGTCAGCATTTTATATTTCAAGGCACCTTCTCCGGACTGTTGAAATGGGTCCACGGagggaagggtgggggtggggagcagtgtGAGTCTTTGGATAGATATGTTTCTGAAATGCCTCATACAATGGTTCcagctacacacatacacacccttgACCTCCACAGACCACTTTCCTGCCTTCCCAACACTGAAAACACCCTCTCTCTGCACCGGAGTCTGATGTTGCCTtgtctcatttcttatttttggGGGGAGATTGTtgttttgaggtaaggtctcactatttagccttggctgtcctggaactcactctgtagaccagactgtctttaaactcacagacatccgcctgcctctgccttctgggtgctgagattcaaggcgtgtgccaccacgcctggctgcaCACAGTCTCTTAAAGCTTAAGGGAAGTCTGTCACTCCCACAGTTGCTCCTCTGTACAGAAGCCAGGCCTCCGTAGCCTCTATACACACTTATAAGAAAGCGATGGACCCTCTAGGTCAATACTGCCATGGTTGCTCCTTGCCTCCCAAGGCTGGACCTGGATGCAGCTCTCCTTTGGAGAGCTGACAGCCAGGGATCATGTCCAAGCTGTCCCCGAtttctcccactcctcctcaTGCTTCAGCCCCTGTCCCTCTGCTGGACAGCCTGAATTAATGTTTAACGCCCCCTGTTCCTTCCCAGGAACTTAGCAGGACAACAAGATACCCCCAAGCTGAGCAATTGTTAACCTGTATTTCCCACCCAAACCTCCCTGGCTGAGGCTCAGAGCATTCTCTGAGGGCAGTGATGGGTGGCCAGTAACATGGGCCAATCATTAACGCCCCCTTGCCTGCCCATACCCCAAAGCTGCCATGTCTGAGGGCTGGACCTGGGAATGAACCTATTCATGGTACATAAGGAGCCCATCTTGCCTAGCATGAATGAGGCCACCTGGGAGATTTGGGGACATGGCCTTCCGAAGGATCCACATTTCCATTGCTCTAGAGGCCATCTTCTTGTTATACTAGGTAGCCATCTCCTAGATTTAGAAGGCCAGCTCTAACTGGACAAGGCCTAAAGAGACAAAGTGATTGGCCTAAAAGCTCAGAGCACATTGGCCACCAGGCTGAGATTTGACTTGGTCCTCTGTTCTGCGGACTGAGAGCCACAGAGCTGATGGCTGAGAGCACACAGAGTCTACTGGGCAGCATGTCTCAGTGGTTAGCACCTTCTATCTCCTTTCCTATTGTTCATGGAAAACAGTCTCACCTCCAAGCTTTCCCATTCCCTCTCATCTCTGGCTTCTCTTGTGGGTTCCAGCCACAGTGGAGTGGAAAGGGGCCACAACCAGTGGGCGTAGGAGGAACTGGATCTGGGTGCTGCCTCAGTTGTCCATCACTGCCTCCatcatcctctcctctcccccattcATTACTTCACTTGTTCCAATGAAGATCGGTGCATTTGCTGTGTTCTGAGGGTCCTCTGGGCTGCACAGCAAGTCCCAGCTTTAGAGAGGCTTATGCTGAGCTCCCATCAATGCAGCCTCTCTGTCTCAGGGCTCTGTgttccctcccttgctccctccctacctctttctcccccctttccccttcttcccatTGCAGCACCCCCGCAATTCCTAGTTTATCTTTCACTTCTCCTCGCTCTCACAGCCTGACAGTTCTATGAGCTCAGAGATCGTTGTGTCCCCACACTGTCTAATAGAGTGTCTAGGAAAAATGATGAGATCGTTCAActgggaaaggtgcttgctgccacggctgattcccaggactcacagggtggaaggagagaattgttGTTCTatgacccccccccacacacacacacacatctttttaaaagagcaCACAGAAGCACCTGACCCTCCCAGCATGCCTTGCTACCTGTGACCTCCTACAGAGCACACACCCTGTTGCTATTCTCTGGTTTTCACACAAGGACTAAGGCCAATGGCTCTAATGCACAGGCCATGTCCTGAAAGGCGGCTGGACTTGACCTCAAACTTTAGTCTCTACACACTGCCATGAGAAGATGGAGCCTGGCAAAGGATCACCTGCCAGTCCTGTACTTGGCATGAGCACATTTTAAGAACTGACATCCACAGGGAACCTCATGTAAATTCTCTGAGTATCACAGAATCTTACAGTGTCAAGAGTACAGGCTCTGTGGATATCTTTAGCCCTGGTGACTTCCCAAACTCAGTGGAACTTTGGAACCAACTGGGAAGCTTGTTGCCTGTATATCCCAGATCCGGCTCATACATATAGAGCCACTGAGGGTTGAGCTCAAAACCATGAGTTTCCCTAAAGCACCCTTCACAGTTCCCTGAAGCTGGTATACTGGTAGGAACTTGGAACCCACAGCTTTAAAATATCTGGGGCAAGTTGAGAGTCTTTGAGGACTCTGGTCTGAGGCATGCATGCCAGGAATGGCTACACCCTGATGAAACCAGGATACTGCCCTCTTGCCCAAAGATAGAGACACACAGGTTCAAGAGCAGAGCAAACAGGAGGTTCCCTACTTTGGACATCAAAATGCCTCCACCTTCCTGTTCCCTGTAGAATCCTTTCTATACTTCTCGATTCATGAGTCatgagaggaaggcagaggttTTACGATGTGCTCTTCAGAGTTCAAGGAAGTAAGGCAGGGGGAACACTGACTTGACTCTGAGCAGCCCACCCAAGGCGCAGATGCTAGACTCGTCGCCTTCTCTCTTCCAGGTGGCGCTGCTTAGGGCCCATGCTGGTGAACACTTACTGCTCGGAGCCACCAAGAGGTCCATGGTGTTTAAGGATGTGCTGCTCCTAGGTGAGGAGGCTGCCCACCCATCCTGGCCATGAGGGAAGAGTGTCTCCATAGTAACACATAAGGACCAGGCAGGCAGACCCAAACCATCCCAAACTGGATCTACTGTTGTAAGTTGGTGATCTCCGCTActaagaaagctgaggcaggagatttgcAAGGTTGAGACATGCCTGAGTGGATTAAATAGGGACTTCATAGCTCATAGGAGAAACATAAcacactctctttttttttttttttttgagacagagtttctctggatagacctggcttgtcctggaactcgctttgtagaccaggctggccttgaacacagaaatctgcctgcctctgcctctcaaggcatgcgccaccaccacctggccataaCATACTCTtaatcttataaataaaataacaaatgattttaaaaaaaaatctagtaacaATCAGTTGAGAGCACACTAGTAGTAATACCCTGGGCTGGCGAGAGGCCTCGGGTGGTGAGGACCTCTTGCCAAGACGTACACCCGAATTCAAGCCTGGGGCCCCACTTGGTGGGAAGAGAGAGTCAACGCCTCTGAGGGCACATGGTGACACACAGACTACttcccaaaaataaataaataaaaagcaatttaaggaaacGTTTCAGGGGAGTGTGGAGGTATAGCTCAATGGCCACCCACACCACCACAGCAAGAGTAAAATGGGTGTAACCCAGCCCTGTCCTTAGGCTTGCCCAACTCAGCTCTTAGGTAGTTCCCCAATTCAGATGTAGGAAATGCAGGTGCGGGGGAGGGTTTCTCCTAGCCTTCGGGTTAGAGAGCCATCTGTTGTCCCCAAAATCTAGAGTACATTTCAAAGTTCTTTCGGGAGTTGAAAAGAAAGGAggctagccaggcggtggtggcgcacgcctttaatcccagcacttgggaggcagaggcaggctgatttctaagttcgaggccaacctggtctacagagtgagttccaggacagccagagctacacagagaaaccctgtctcgaaaaaccaaaggggagaaaaaaaacaagaaaagaagggaggCCAGGAATGGTACAGCCCCTCCTCCCAACCCACATCCCCTGAGCCTTCAGGACGCACTTCTAATTTGTAACACTTGCATAACATCCCCTAGATGCCAAGGACTATGCAAACAGCCAGACAAATGTTTCAATACACCACTCCCAGATATTTGTTAGATATTCCTGTTTTTATAAGTAAGGTCACTGAGGGATAAACCAATCAGATATGTCAGCCAAACATGCCCAGATAAGTGACAGAGCCATTCAGATGAGGTGACTCCATTCCAGAATCTGACCTTTGACCTTGACACCTTAGAGCCTCCTAAGCAGGCCTTGGCGTTGTTTCCTTCATCTTGAGTCATTCAGGTAAAAGGAGCTTGGGGGACATGAAAGGCCTCTGAAAAATCCAAGTTCTTAGCTCATCCAGGCCTCACACTTGCAGATCGGATTTCTGATCTGTAAAATGGCCACACTGACCTAATAAGTCCCCCTCAGGAATACCTGGCACGCACTTAATTATAAACCATAACCAGGGGCCTAAGGGTCAACCAAGGTGGTAGTCCCATCATCTCCTCTCTACCCATTCAGGCAATGACTACATAGTCCCTCGGCACTGTCCGGAGCTAGCCGAAATGAGCCGTGTGTCCGTCCGCATCCTCGATGAGCTGGTCCTGCCCTTCCAAGAGCTGCAGATAGACGACAACGAATATGCCTGCCTCAAAGCCATCATCTTCTTTGACCCAGGTAACATCCACACCCCCTAACTGGTCCTTCACATCCTCAGACCTGCTGTCTCACTCCTGTTGGATTCACAGCCTCTCGTGTTGTCATGACAACCAGAAGTGCTTTTCACCAGCCTCATTGAGTAGATGCGGCGGACCAGGGTTcccagggaggaaggatttggCAGGACACCATCTACAAAGACCTGGCTTTTACTTTTCCCATCTTCCTTCTTGTCCATCATCCAGAGCATTCTTTCTCCCATCCTCCCAGGGCACCATTATTGTGGCTCTTCCATCTCTGTTGATTACTACTGAGATTTTCAGTGGTATTCTCATCCACTCAGCTATGGTCAGCATCTTCTGCTCTTCCCTTGTTGGGCCCCCTCCGTTATGGCTCTCTCCGTTCTCTCCCTGTTGACTGTGCTGACTCTCCACCCCAAGTCTGCACAGTTTGTCTGTAGTCAAATCTCGGCAATACCTGCTTTTGTTTCGCGGTATCTGAGGCTGGCTGATCCCCATTTTACCTGCTGCAGTGTGGATCTGTTGGGCATGAGGCGCTGTCCTTGGTGCTAGCCCCTGATTTCACAGAGGTGGCCTCTTAGCAATAAAAGCAGCCAAGAGGAAAATGACTGCCATTTACTGAGGGCTCCCAGGTACGGTTTCAAACATCTCATGCAGATTATCTTAACATGTCACCTGTGAGATAGGAGGCCATCATCATCCCATTTTTCTGACAAGGAGAAGATGAAGGTGCAAAGAGACTAATTCAGGCAAGGCCACACAACTAGGAACTAGCAGAACATGGACTTGAACTTTTAGGCTGTTAATATGCGTCTTTCCAATTCATGGTCTTGCTTTCCACTTGCAACTCCCGATTCCCCAGAGAGTAAGGGTCTAGTTCTAGCTCTGCAGTGCAAAGTTTGGGCCTGAGCAGATGGCCATTGCTCAGCCACCAGGTGTGACATCACTGGCCCTGAGGCCGAGCCGGCAGTTTGGCTGAGGGCAGGGGACCTAGCTGAAGCTGGTACAGAATAGGCACTCCATAAACGATGATtgactgcatttaaaaaaaaaagtgaaaaagtgTGAGTAGGGTCTCTTTCTGCTGGAGGAGCTAAAGCCTCAGCTGAGTCCCCAGGTGACAGGTGGCGGCAGGCAAGGGAGAGATGCGGCAAGTCTAGATGGTGGGACCTTATCTGTGGGTCTGGAGCCCCAAGCTCACATCACGGCTCTTCCAGCAACTGGTTGTATGAGCTGCCCAAGTCTTCCTTATTCCCTTGGCCCAGACAAGAAGAAGCTGGGACACTCCATAGTTGAGTTTTCGTTTAGTGTGTGCAAGAtgctgggtttgattcctagcacagcacacaaaatatttaaaagagaaatgagattATAAGATGCTATCCTGGGCTTTGTATCTTTCTCTGCCTGGTTTGAGAAAGCCACTCTCTGTTCTAGAGTAATCTGGCTATTGAGGACCCTAAATTCTTCTCCCAGCTCTGATTAAAGCTCCCTGTCTTCCAAGGTCAATAAGCCACCCAATTCGGGCCTACAAGTTAGGAGACATTTGTTCTTCCATGACCACCCCTCCCATTGCAGATGCCAAGGGGCTGAGTGACCCAGGCAAGATCAAGCGGCTGCGGTCGCAGGTACAAGTGAGCCTGGAGGATTACATCAACGACCGGCAGTACGACTCTCGGGGCCGCTTTGGagagctgctgctactgctgcccACTCTGCAGAGTATC
The nucleotide sequence above comes from Mastomys coucha isolate ucsf_1 unplaced genomic scaffold, UCSF_Mcou_1 pScaffold15, whole genome shotgun sequence. Encoded proteins:
- the Hnf4a gene encoding hepatocyte nuclear factor 4-alpha isoform X4 is translated as MSSGTKWTLRQSTDPPGFWLTLSLLGFSRQCVVDKDKRNQCRYCRLKKCFRAGMKKEAVQNERDRISTRRSSYEDSSLPSINALLQAEVLSQQITSPISGINGDIRAKKIANITDVCESMKEQLLVLVEWAKYIPAFCELLLDDQVALLRAHAGEHLLLGATKRSMVFKDVLLLGNDYIVPRHCPELAEMSRVSVRILDELVLPFQELQIDDNEYACLKAIIFFDPDAKGLSDPGKIKRLRSQVQVSLEDYINDRQYDSRGRFGELLLLLPTLQSITWQMIEQIQFIKLFGMAKIDNLLQEMLLGGSASDAPHAHHPLHPHLMQEHMGTNVIVANTMPSHLSNGQMCEWPRPRGQAGGQPGVYPTRATPETPQPSPPSGSGSESYKLLPGAITTIVKPPSAIPQPTITKQEAI
- the Hnf4a gene encoding hepatocyte nuclear factor 4-alpha isoform X5 yields the protein MLEFSRQCVVDKDKRNQCRYCRLKKCFRAGMKKEAVQNERDRISTRRSSYEDSSLPSINALLQAEVLSQQITSPISGINGDIRAKKIANITDVCESMKEQLLVLVEWAKYIPAFCELLLDDQVALLRAHAGEHLLLGATKRSMVFKDVLLLGNDYIVPRHCPELAEMSRVSVRILDELVLPFQELQIDDNEYACLKAIIFFDPDAKGLSDPGKIKRLRSQVQVSLEDYINDRQYDSRGRFGELLLLLPTLQSITWQMIEQIQFIKLFGMAKIDNLLQEMLLGGSASDAPHAHHPLHPHLMQEHMGTNVIVANTMPSHLSNGQMCEWPRPRGQAGGQPGVYPTRATPETPQPSPPSGSGSESYKLLPGAITTIVKPPSAIPQPTITKQEAI